The following proteins are co-located in the Paenibacillus sp. JNUCC32 genome:
- a CDS encoding ABC transporter ATP-binding protein: MTKAIECINLVKKFGDYCAVDHMNLSFEKGQITALLGPNGAGKTTTISMILGMVKPTSGEVRVLGMPSGTKELRQRVGALLQDVKAADGLTVKEVLQLFRSYYRNPMSLERLLDISGLHADQKRRASSLSGGQRRRLAFAQSLAGNPELLLLDEPTVGMDIEARGRFWDTIQALASDGRTVLLTTHHLDEADAVADHIALIARGQVVAEGTPERLKAQTALRTVSFRAANAPAEQEWLTLPGVEKAECSGERIRLYAQETDVLLFTLMQSEWGISDIDIQSASLEDTFRSLTGSNKQAIIR, from the coding sequence ATGACAAAGGCGATTGAATGTATAAATCTAGTGAAGAAATTCGGCGATTACTGTGCCGTTGATCATATGAATCTATCATTTGAGAAAGGCCAAATAACAGCATTGCTCGGACCGAATGGGGCAGGCAAGACAACAACCATTTCCATGATACTCGGAATGGTCAAGCCAACATCAGGAGAAGTCAGGGTCTTGGGGATGCCGTCTGGAACAAAGGAATTACGGCAGCGTGTTGGAGCGCTTTTGCAGGATGTTAAAGCGGCAGATGGACTTACGGTGAAAGAAGTGCTTCAATTGTTCCGCAGTTATTATCGTAATCCGATGTCGCTAGAGCGATTGTTAGACATTTCGGGTCTCCACGCAGATCAGAAACGACGCGCATCCTCGCTGTCTGGAGGACAACGTCGTAGATTAGCTTTCGCCCAGAGTTTGGCGGGAAATCCAGAGCTTCTCCTGCTGGATGAACCAACCGTCGGAATGGATATCGAGGCTCGTGGCCGCTTTTGGGACACCATCCAAGCGCTGGCAAGTGACGGACGTACGGTGCTTTTGACTACACATCATTTAGATGAAGCTGATGCTGTCGCAGATCACATCGCACTCATCGCCAGGGGACAGGTTGTTGCGGAAGGGACTCCGGAACGTTTAAAGGCTCAAACAGCACTTAGAACCGTTTCATTTCGAGCGGCGAACGCGCCAGCGGAGCAGGAATGGCTCACATTACCTGGTGTAGAAAAGGCAGAATGTAGTGGCGAGCGAATTCGTCTGTATGCTCAAGAGACCGATGTGTTGTTATTTACACTGATGCAGTCTGAATGGGGAATTTCAGATATTGATATACAATCCGCCAGTTTAGAAGATACATTCCGAAGTCTTACAGGCTCAAATAAACAAGCGATTATACGATAA
- a CDS encoding AAA domain-containing protein, which translates to MSDRELDVIEQEILLGYLEAAAGHADIGFVTPYRKQVEKATQQFTADIESDTIHKYQGREKSVMIMSTVLDRTRAGGMGMKFVNDPCMINVAVSRAQERFILVTDQSAFRKYGNEVGDLMRYMEYSTLDNNVVESQIHSIFDLLYKEYSDHLQEFRERVRFFNKSRHRSENIMHALLDQILQEPMFKDFELGNQVLLMNLFTDLERLNEEERRFVRNRSSVDFVIYHKLDRSLAMAIEVDGFAFHENNPEQLKRDEKKEEIFKKFGMELTRFRTNESGEEQRIRELLNSMLY; encoded by the coding sequence TTGAGCGATCGCGAGCTTGATGTCATTGAACAGGAGATTCTGTTGGGGTACCTCGAAGCGGCAGCAGGTCATGCGGATATCGGCTTTGTGACGCCTTACCGTAAGCAGGTGGAGAAAGCGACCCAGCAATTCACTGCTGATATAGAGAGTGACACGATCCATAAATATCAGGGACGTGAGAAGTCCGTTATGATCATGTCTACGGTGCTCGACCGAACGAGAGCAGGAGGCATGGGGATGAAATTTGTTAATGATCCTTGCATGATTAATGTGGCTGTGTCCCGTGCGCAGGAGAGGTTTATTCTGGTGACCGATCAGTCTGCGTTTCGCAAGTATGGGAATGAAGTGGGAGATCTCATGCGATATATGGAATATAGTACGCTGGACAACAACGTCGTGGAGAGCCAGATTCATTCTATATTTGACTTGTTATACAAGGAATACTCTGATCATCTGCAGGAATTTCGAGAACGCGTACGTTTCTTTAATAAATCAAGGCATCGGAGCGAGAATATTATGCACGCCTTGCTCGACCAGATACTACAGGAGCCTATGTTCAAGGATTTTGAACTAGGGAATCAGGTTTTACTAATGAATTTGTTTACCGACCTGGAACGGTTAAATGAGGAAGAGCGCAGATTCGTCAGAAATCGTTCTTCTGTTGATTTTGTGATTTATCATAAACTGGACAGATCGCTAGCGATGGCGATCGAAGTCGATGGATTTGCCTTTCATGAGAACAATCCTGAACAACTAAAGCGAGATGAGAAAAAAGAAGAGATTTTCAAGAAATTTGGAATGGAATTAACAAGGTTCCGTACAAACGAGAGCGGGGAAGAACAGAGGATTAGGGAGCTGTTAAACTCTATGTTGTATTAG
- a CDS encoding zeta toxin family protein, translating to MNKLKPVMTVFAGTNGAGKSTLSMQMRAWLGELVDPDQIARELKPDDPRSVDLSAGREAVKRIRSLIKRQEHFAIETTLSGTFVLKHMQIAKESGYDIVMYYIGLQDVQMHIDRVASRVEQGGHWIAEEDIRFRYGQSLQNLKPALAIADQVFIIDNTNQPTIVAEIAESKLIYCIENIPAWSANVIRDHSW from the coding sequence ATGAATAAACTAAAACCAGTTATGACGGTTTTTGCAGGAACAAATGGGGCGGGAAAAAGCACGCTCAGTATGCAGATGAGAGCATGGTTAGGCGAGTTGGTTGACCCTGATCAGATTGCCCGTGAACTAAAACCAGATGATCCAAGAAGTGTCGATCTTTCGGCGGGAAGAGAAGCGGTCAAAAGAATCAGATCGTTGATAAAAAGACAGGAGCATTTTGCAATTGAAACTACACTATCAGGTACATTTGTTCTAAAGCATATGCAAATTGCTAAGGAAAGCGGTTATGACATCGTCATGTACTATATTGGACTTCAAGATGTGCAAATGCATATTGACCGTGTGGCCTCTCGTGTCGAGCAGGGTGGACATTGGATTGCTGAAGAGGATATTCGTTTTCGATACGGTCAGTCATTGCAAAATTTAAAGCCTGCACTAGCCATTGCAGATCAGGTTTTTATTATAGATAACACAAACCAACCAACGATTGTTGCTGAAATCGCAGAAAGTAAGCTGATATATTGCATAGAGAATATACCTGCTTGGTCTGCGAATGTTATTAGGGATCATAGTTGGTAG
- the smpB gene encoding SsrA-binding protein SmpB, protein MGKKSDGKVLAQNKKASHDYFIEDTYEAGMVLTGTEIKSIRNGRANIGDAFATIRNGEIHIHNMHISPFEQGNRNNPTDPTRTRKLLLHKEQIRKLLGLSKQEGYAIVPLKIYIRNGYAKLLLGLGKGKRQYDKRADAAKKDAQRDIQRALREKQKIAR, encoded by the coding sequence ATGGGTAAGAAAAGTGACGGGAAGGTTCTGGCCCAGAACAAAAAAGCTTCCCATGATTATTTCATCGAGGATACGTATGAAGCCGGGATGGTGCTGACCGGAACGGAGATCAAATCCATACGGAACGGCCGTGCCAACATCGGAGATGCATTCGCAACCATCAGGAATGGCGAAATTCATATCCATAATATGCATATCAGCCCGTTCGAGCAAGGGAACCGCAACAATCCGACGGACCCTACGCGTACACGGAAGCTGCTGCTGCACAAGGAGCAGATCCGCAAGCTGCTGGGCCTGTCCAAGCAGGAAGGCTACGCGATCGTACCGCTGAAGATCTACATCCGTAACGGCTATGCGAAGTTGTTGCTGGGCCTCGGTAAAGGTAAGCGTCAGTACGACAAGCGCGCCGATGCTGCTAAGAAGGATGCACAACGCGATATCCAGCGTGCACTGCGCGAGAAGCAGAAGATTGCAAGGTAA
- the rnr gene encoding ribonuclease R translates to MITEETLLNFMRETAYKPMTYQELERHFAIEDAHEFREFLKLLNELEQSGKIILTSTERYGVPERMSLLRGRLQAHAKGFAFLIPDDREHPDVYIHANDLKSAMNGDTVLVRISSKSSDGGKMEGEVVRIVTRAVTQVVGVFQNHEAYGFVLPDDKRINRDIFIPKHAINGAVDGVKVVVKLVSYPEGRAAAEGEIVEILGHKDDPGVDILSIIRKHQLPEGFPEEVLAEADAAPDAITEEEIVQQGRRDLRGLNIVTIDGEDAKDLDDAVNVERLPNGNYRLGVHIADVSYYVRDRSELDKEAYNRGCSVYLVDRVIPMLPHRLSNGICSLNPQVDRLTMSCEMEFNEQMKVVKHDIFTSVIRTKERMTYNNVRKILVDEDPELIERYGDLVEDFRLMRELALKLRNRRMRRGAVDFDFVESKVIVDENGKPVDIVKRERSIAEQIIEEFMLAANETVAEHFHWMKVPFIYRIHEDPDQEKLQNFMAFAANFGHHVKGRGNAIHPRALQNLLEAIQGTKEQTVLSTMMLRSMKQAKYDAESTGHFGLAAEYYSHFTSPIRRYPDLVIHRVIREVLENGGSLNESRHEQLAGRMADIAQQSSERERVAVDAERDTEALKKAEFMLDKVGEEFEGIISSVTSFGMFIELENTVEGLIRLSAMTDDYYHFDEGHMALIGERTSKVYRIGDDVKVRVANVNMDEHTIDFEMVDMKPRRQGRGEGDRGGSGGRGFGARDGGGRGGKGRGGKRGAAEGGAPGGRRNDSAGGQGGRGKRGGEAPAGAGAGAGAGEQQPASFAFGSGKGGYSSASGGALGFDRNARSGGAGGKGRRKKTSGSGIFIGEGPTPGGGNAGGNSGGGGRKRKSKGGNGTAAFVRKKKK, encoded by the coding sequence ATGATAACTGAAGAAACATTACTGAACTTTATGCGGGAAACTGCATACAAACCGATGACGTACCAGGAGCTGGAGCGGCATTTTGCGATTGAGGATGCCCATGAATTCAGGGAGTTCCTGAAGCTGCTGAATGAACTTGAGCAATCCGGAAAAATCATTCTGACGAGCACCGAGCGCTATGGCGTGCCGGAACGGATGTCTTTGCTGCGCGGACGGCTGCAGGCCCATGCGAAGGGTTTTGCTTTTCTGATTCCCGATGACCGCGAGCATCCGGACGTGTACATTCATGCCAATGACCTGAAGAGTGCGATGAATGGAGATACCGTGCTGGTTCGGATCAGTTCCAAAAGCAGCGACGGCGGCAAAATGGAAGGCGAAGTGGTCCGCATCGTGACCCGCGCCGTTACCCAGGTGGTGGGCGTGTTCCAGAACCATGAAGCCTATGGCTTCGTGCTGCCGGACGACAAACGGATTAACCGGGATATTTTTATTCCGAAGCATGCGATCAATGGTGCCGTTGACGGCGTGAAGGTCGTTGTGAAGCTGGTGAGCTATCCGGAAGGAAGAGCTGCGGCAGAAGGCGAAATCGTGGAGATTCTGGGGCATAAGGATGATCCGGGCGTCGACATCCTGTCCATTATCCGCAAGCATCAGCTGCCGGAGGGCTTTCCGGAGGAAGTGCTGGCCGAAGCGGACGCAGCGCCCGATGCGATTACGGAAGAAGAGATCGTGCAGCAGGGCCGCCGCGATCTGCGCGGTCTGAACATCGTGACGATTGACGGCGAAGATGCAAAGGACCTGGATGATGCGGTCAACGTGGAGCGTCTGCCAAACGGGAATTACCGTCTGGGCGTTCATATTGCCGACGTCAGCTATTACGTGCGTGATCGGTCCGAGTTGGATAAGGAAGCGTATAACCGCGGCTGCAGCGTGTATTTGGTGGATCGGGTCATTCCGATGCTCCCTCATCGCTTGTCCAACGGCATATGCAGCTTGAATCCGCAGGTGGATCGTCTGACGATGTCCTGCGAGATGGAATTCAATGAGCAGATGAAGGTCGTGAAGCACGACATCTTCACCAGTGTTATCCGCACGAAAGAACGGATGACGTACAACAACGTGCGCAAGATTTTGGTGGATGAAGATCCGGAGCTGATCGAGCGCTACGGCGATCTCGTGGAGGATTTCCGCTTGATGCGCGAGCTGGCCCTGAAGCTGCGGAACCGACGGATGCGCCGGGGCGCGGTGGATTTCGACTTCGTGGAGTCGAAGGTCATCGTGGACGAGAACGGCAAACCGGTGGATATCGTCAAAAGAGAACGCTCCATCGCGGAGCAGATCATTGAAGAGTTCATGCTGGCGGCCAACGAAACGGTGGCGGAGCATTTCCACTGGATGAAGGTTCCCTTCATTTATCGGATTCACGAGGATCCGGATCAGGAAAAGCTGCAGAACTTCATGGCGTTTGCGGCGAATTTCGGGCATCACGTGAAGGGACGGGGCAATGCGATCCATCCACGGGCTCTGCAGAATCTGCTGGAAGCCATTCAAGGCACGAAGGAGCAGACGGTGCTCAGCACGATGATGCTCCGTTCGATGAAGCAGGCGAAATACGATGCGGAGAGCACGGGTCACTTCGGCCTTGCCGCGGAATACTATTCTCACTTCACGTCCCCGATTCGGCGGTATCCCGATCTGGTCATTCACCGGGTCATCCGGGAAGTGCTGGAGAACGGCGGGTCGCTGAATGAGAGCCGTCATGAGCAGCTGGCCGGCCGGATGGCCGACATTGCGCAGCAATCCTCGGAACGCGAGCGCGTAGCCGTGGATGCGGAGCGTGATACGGAAGCGCTCAAGAAGGCCGAGTTCATGCTGGATAAGGTCGGCGAAGAATTCGAAGGCATTATCAGCAGCGTCACCAGCTTCGGCATGTTCATCGAGCTGGAGAACACCGTTGAAGGCTTGATCCGCCTCAGCGCGATGACCGACGATTATTACCATTTCGATGAAGGCCATATGGCTCTCATCGGGGAGCGTACGTCGAAGGTATACCGCATCGGCGACGATGTGAAGGTTCGCGTGGCGAACGTGAACATGGATGAGCACACCATCGATTTTGAGATGGTGGACATGAAGCCGCGCCGCCAAGGGCGCGGCGAAGGCGACCGCGGCGGCAGCGGCGGCCGCGGGTTCGGTGCCCGCGACGGTGGAGGTCGCGGGGGCAAGGGCCGCGGCGGCAAACGCGGCGCGGCTGAAGGCGGCGCGCCAGGCGGGCGCCGCAATGACAGCGCCGGCGGCCAGGGCGGCCGCGGCAAGCGCGGCGGCGAGGCGCCAGCTGGAGCGGGCGCTGGTGCTGGCGCTGGCGAGCAGCAGCCGGCGAGCTTCGCCTTTGGCTCCGGCAAAGGCGGCTACAGCTCCGCCAGCGGCGGCGCTCTTGGCTTTGACCGCAACGCGCGCTCCGGCGGCGCTGGCGGGAAGGGCCGACGGAAGAAGACGTCGGGCAGCGGCATTTTCATCGGCGAAGGTCCAACGCCGGGCGGCGGTAACGCTGGAGGCAACTCCGGCGGGGGTGGCCGCAAACGGAAGAGCAAGGGCGGAAACGGCACGGCCGCTTTTGTCCGCAAGAAGAAAAAGTAA
- the secG gene encoding preprotein translocase subunit SecG, which produces MVVFFEVLLVIFSIGLITVVLLQKGKSAGLAGAISGGAEHLFGKTKARGMDLVLQRTTVGLAAGFMILAIVVAMLK; this is translated from the coding sequence ATGGTTGTATTTTTTGAAGTATTGCTCGTTATTTTCTCCATCGGGTTGATTACTGTCGTTCTTCTCCAAAAAGGGAAAAGCGCAGGTCTTGCCGGTGCCATCTCCGGCGGTGCGGAACATCTTTTTGGTAAAACGAAGGCTCGCGGTATGGATCTCGTACTGCAGCGTACAACGGTAGGTCTTGCAGCAGGATTTATGATTTTGGCCATCGTTGTTGCCATGTTGAAATAA
- a CDS encoding PaaI family thioesterase, translating to MNHTNVNPDAKAEQPGFDREAYIEAMTKAAEPTFWGYLGCKLASASPEAVVVTLDAQPHHMNMMGIVHGGVLSSLMDNAMGIAVMLERPGESTVTSNLNVHFVMPARAGTLTVTASIVHQTHRSVTTECRITNDKGELVAISTGSFRVK from the coding sequence ATGAATCATACCAATGTCAACCCCGACGCGAAGGCCGAACAGCCGGGATTCGACCGGGAGGCGTACATCGAGGCCATGACCAAAGCGGCAGAGCCCACCTTCTGGGGATATCTCGGCTGCAAGCTTGCGTCAGCCAGCCCGGAGGCGGTTGTTGTCACGCTGGATGCGCAGCCTCATCATATGAATATGATGGGCATCGTGCATGGCGGCGTACTCTCCTCACTGATGGATAACGCCATGGGCATTGCCGTCATGCTGGAGCGTCCCGGCGAATCGACGGTGACAAGCAATCTGAACGTGCATTTTGTCATGCCGGCCAGGGCCGGAACCCTTACGGTTACGGCAAGCATCGTGCATCAGACGCACCGTTCGGTCACGACGGAATGCAGGATAACGAATGATAAGGGCGAGCTAGTCGCGATCAGCACAGGGTCGTTCCGAGTGAAATAA
- a CDS encoding long-chain-fatty-acid--CoA ligase — MDTKPWLPFYPPEVAPAFDYPKQNLALFLVTSAQKFPNRPALYFMGKTINYRSLLDASYRMANALRSKGIKKGDRVAIMLPNCPQVVISYYGVLLAGAVAVMTNPLYMEREIAHQMKDSGAKIIITMDMFVSRVEKVIEETELEHMIVTSVADYLPFPKNLLYPIKAKKEGPLPVVDYGSRVHAFKKLLAGAPNDPVCESVKAEKDLALLQYTGGTTGVPKGVMLTHMNLIANTVQSANWCFQVEDGKERYLAVLPCFHVFGLTVLLNQAIYRAGMLILVPKFEVTMILNLIKKMKPTLFPGAPTMYIALINHPKIREYDLSSINACVSGSAGLPVEVQDKFEELTKGRLIEGYGLTEASPVTHVNPIWGRRKIGTIGVPVPDTDAKVVDPETGEEMPVGEPGELIVKGPQVMMGYWNRPEDTFDTLRNGWLFTGDMATMDEDGYFTIIDRKKDMIIASGFNIYPREIEEVLYEHPSVKEAVVVGTKDDYRGETVRAYIVLKDGASPDPSGLEKFCRSQLAAYKVPREYVFRDSLPKTMVGKVLRRKLLEEEEEGRTG; from the coding sequence ATGGATACAAAGCCTTGGCTGCCGTTTTATCCGCCCGAAGTAGCCCCCGCTTTTGATTATCCGAAACAGAATTTGGCATTATTTCTCGTAACGTCGGCGCAGAAGTTTCCGAATCGTCCGGCCCTGTATTTCATGGGAAAGACAATCAACTACAGAAGTTTGCTGGATGCGTCCTACCGGATGGCGAACGCGCTCCGCAGCAAAGGGATCAAGAAGGGCGACCGGGTAGCGATCATGCTGCCCAACTGCCCGCAGGTCGTTATCTCCTATTATGGCGTGCTGCTGGCCGGAGCCGTGGCCGTCATGACCAACCCGCTCTATATGGAGCGGGAAATTGCGCATCAGATGAAGGATTCCGGTGCCAAGATCATCATTACGATGGATATGTTCGTATCCCGCGTTGAAAAAGTCATCGAGGAGACGGAACTGGAGCATATGATCGTCACGTCCGTGGCGGATTATCTGCCGTTCCCCAAGAATCTTCTCTACCCGATCAAAGCCAAGAAGGAAGGCCCTCTTCCGGTCGTCGACTATGGAAGCCGCGTCCATGCCTTCAAAAAGCTGCTAGCGGGCGCGCCGAATGATCCCGTCTGCGAATCGGTGAAAGCGGAGAAGGATTTGGCCCTGCTCCAGTATACAGGCGGCACGACCGGCGTACCCAAAGGCGTCATGCTGACGCATATGAATCTGATCGCCAACACCGTGCAGTCCGCGAACTGGTGCTTTCAGGTGGAGGACGGGAAGGAGCGGTATTTAGCCGTTCTGCCGTGCTTTCACGTGTTCGGTCTGACCGTGCTGCTGAACCAGGCGATCTATCGTGCGGGCATGCTGATATTGGTACCTAAATTCGAAGTGACGATGATCCTGAACCTGATCAAAAAAATGAAGCCGACGCTCTTCCCGGGCGCCCCGACCATGTATATCGCATTGATTAATCATCCCAAGATCAGGGAATACGACCTCTCTTCGATCAATGCCTGCGTCAGCGGCTCTGCCGGGCTTCCGGTCGAGGTGCAGGATAAGTTCGAGGAGCTGACCAAAGGGCGGCTGATCGAAGGCTACGGCCTGACCGAAGCGTCCCCGGTTACCCATGTGAATCCGATATGGGGAAGGCGGAAGATCGGCACCATCGGCGTCCCCGTTCCGGATACGGACGCGAAGGTCGTGGATCCGGAGACGGGCGAAGAAATGCCGGTCGGCGAGCCGGGCGAGCTGATCGTGAAGGGTCCGCAGGTGATGATGGGCTATTGGAACCGGCCGGAGGACACGTTCGACACGCTGCGCAACGGCTGGCTGTTCACGGGCGACATGGCCACGATGGACGAAGATGGGTATTTTACGATCATTGACCGCAAGAAAGACATGATCATTGCAAGCGGTTTCAATATTTATCCTCGGGAGATCGAGGAAGTGCTGTATGAGCATCCGTCCGTGAAGGAAGCCGTCGTGGTCGGAACGAAGGACGATTATCGCGGCGAAACCGTAAGAGCGTATATTGTGTTGAAGGACGGCGCGTCTCCGGACCCTTCGGGTCTTGAGAAGTTCTGCCGCAGCCAGCTGGCGGCCTATAAAGTGCCGCGCGAGTACGTGTTCCGCGATTCTCTGCCGAAGACGATGGTAGGCAAGGTGCTGCGCCGCAAGCTGCTGGAGGAGGAAGAGGAAGGCAGAACGGGCTGA
- a CDS encoding acyl-CoA dehydrogenase family protein codes for MSDNQTKEPKIKGGSFVIDNPDMQRILTPEDFTEEHRMIGETVRDFIDGEVVPHDEELEKLNYEMTVDLLRKAGELGLLGADVPELFGGIGLDKVSSTIINENLAKGSSFALSFGAHVGIGTLPIVFFGTTEQKQKYLPDLSTGAKIAAYCLTEPTSGSDALGAKTTARLSDDGEYYILNGSKLYITNAGFADIFIVYAKIDGEHFTAFIVEKEMEGFTLGPEEKKMGIKGSSTRPLFFEDVKVPKENLLGEIGKGHRIAFNILNIGRYKLAAGTVGAAKESIELSAKYANTRKQFDTPISQFPLMRKKLADMNITAFVMESMVYRTAGLLDEAMQDIDYNSEDAGIHSAAAISDYAIECSINKVFCSEGLDNVADEAVQIHGGYGYIQEYKVERIYRDSRINRIFEGTNEINRLLIPGTLVKKAMKGEIALLQKAQGLQGELLQLVPGQTFEGTLEQEAHFLDMSKKIFLLAGGLAVQKFGTKLEKEQEALSNLADMMIDIYALESALLRTRKQIERTSEEKAASMIEMTQVFAYEAFQRIEALAKETLASVETGDMLRMQLSVLKKLTRCTPVDTVALKRSIAARVVKNERYTV; via the coding sequence ATGAGCGATAACCAAACCAAAGAACCGAAAATCAAAGGCGGCAGCTTTGTCATCGACAATCCCGATATGCAGCGCATCCTGACACCGGAGGATTTTACGGAAGAGCATCGGATGATCGGCGAGACGGTGCGCGATTTTATTGACGGCGAAGTGGTGCCGCACGATGAAGAGCTGGAGAAGCTGAATTACGAGATGACGGTAGACCTGCTTCGCAAAGCAGGCGAGCTGGGCCTGCTCGGAGCCGATGTGCCGGAGTTGTTCGGCGGAATCGGACTGGATAAGGTCAGCTCTACGATTATTAACGAAAACTTGGCGAAGGGATCGTCCTTTGCGCTTTCTTTCGGGGCTCATGTGGGCATCGGTACGCTGCCGATCGTGTTCTTCGGCACGACCGAGCAGAAGCAGAAGTACCTGCCGGATCTTTCGACCGGCGCGAAAATCGCGGCTTATTGCTTGACGGAGCCGACCTCCGGCTCGGATGCGCTGGGCGCCAAAACGACGGCACGCCTGTCCGACGACGGGGAGTATTATATTTTGAACGGATCGAAGCTATATATAACTAACGCCGGATTTGCGGATATCTTTATCGTCTACGCCAAGATTGACGGAGAGCACTTCACCGCGTTCATCGTTGAGAAGGAGATGGAAGGCTTCACGCTCGGGCCGGAGGAGAAGAAGATGGGCATCAAGGGCTCGTCGACGCGTCCGCTCTTCTTCGAAGACGTGAAGGTGCCGAAGGAGAACCTGCTTGGCGAGATCGGCAAGGGCCACCGGATCGCCTTCAACATCCTGAACATCGGCAGGTACAAATTGGCAGCCGGCACCGTCGGTGCAGCGAAGGAATCGATCGAGCTGAGCGCGAAATATGCTAACACCCGCAAACAGTTCGATACGCCGATCTCGCAGTTCCCGCTCATGCGCAAAAAGCTGGCCGACATGAACATCACCGCTTTCGTGATGGAGAGCATGGTGTACCGTACGGCAGGACTGCTGGACGAAGCGATGCAGGACATCGATTACAACAGCGAAGATGCAGGCATCCACTCGGCGGCCGCGATCTCCGACTATGCCATCGAATGCTCGATCAACAAGGTGTTCTGTTCCGAAGGACTGGATAACGTGGCAGACGAAGCCGTGCAGATTCACGGGGGCTATGGGTACATCCAAGAGTATAAAGTGGAACGCATCTATCGGGACTCCCGCATCAACCGCATCTTCGAAGGCACGAACGAGATCAACCGGCTCCTGATTCCGGGCACGCTCGTGAAGAAGGCGATGAAAGGCGAAATCGCGCTCCTGCAAAAAGCGCAAGGCCTGCAAGGGGAGCTGCTGCAGCTGGTACCGGGCCAAACCTTTGAAGGAACGCTGGAACAGGAGGCGCATTTCCTGGACATGAGCAAGAAGATTTTCCTCCTCGCCGGCGGTCTGGCCGTTCAGAAGTTCGGCACGAAGCTGGAGAAGGAGCAGGAGGCCTTGTCCAACCTGGCGGATATGATGATTGATATTTATGCCCTCGAAAGCGCATTGCTGCGCACCCGCAAGCAAATCGAACGCACCTCGGAGGAAAAGGCAGCGAGCATGATCGAGATGACGCAGGTGTTTGCTTACGAGGCGTTCCAGCGCATTGAAGCGCTCGCCAAAGAAACGCTGGCTTCGGTGGAAACCGGCGACATGCTGCGGATGCAGCTGTCGGTGCTTAAGAAGCTGACGCGCTGCACGCCGGTCGATACGGTGGCCCTCAAGCGCAGCATCGCAGCCCGCGTGGTCAAGAACGAGCGGTACACGGTGTAA